One genomic region from Papaver somniferum cultivar HN1 unplaced genomic scaffold, ASM357369v1 unplaced-scaffold_24, whole genome shotgun sequence encodes:
- the LOC113340829 gene encoding late embryogenesis abundant protein 2-like — protein sequence MEGHRGGPDMRHNKAGQDVVGQAQMKKDELIEEASIAPRTAQDKASQIANQSSQETKDQAAGFLQQSGEQMKNLAQGAADAVKNTLGMNNTSNTNTFNNPSHKM from the exons ATGGAAGGACATCGTGGTGGTCCGGATATGAGACACAATAAGGCTGGCCAAGACGTTGTTGGTCAAGCGCAG ATGAAGAAGGATGAGTTGATCGAGGAAGCTTCCATTGCTCCTAGGACAGCCCAAGACAAAGCATCTCAAATTGCAAACCAATCCTCCCAGGAGACAAAGGATCAAGCTGCAGGTTTCCTTCAACAG TCTGGGGAACAAATGAAGAACTTGGCACAAGGGGCAGCTGATGCTGTGAAGAATACTCTTGGAATGAACAACACTTCTAACACCAACACCTTCAACAACCCTTCTCACAAGATGTAG
- the LOC113340848 gene encoding protein MAIN-LIKE 1-like, protein MTFLLPFGEMTMTPDDAKQIIGLALEGKVVFEGFNNFIPFEELFFLAKYFLGWEKLEAEEEFEIGGGAMPKDKRSFSVPGERLETINMTRKINMVRLREKFEDSGSKTVSGKVVMDRARSRHTSISYLLHSLGTVFFPDFSGNKVNACYLQWLKTLSLDPETNEVPRYSWGTALLASVMENLCKASRWNITQIIGCVARIQNWALEKPTGGRYPFRGTQHKAKEMEMVDMRKKLDALTIDDVVFDPYLKLDEDGEDEVGDRVFSDVATYVGPLFHSTGFIILDPRRTLRQIGNVQRILPEDSRFKLSVDNSQFKDKNVRLTYEPAPSIDHWNARSEGVNQISRRALETSHGTSVADENYMEWYQDLSHPYVENLDPEARKHFKKGESLKSRTSRNEESD, encoded by the exons ATGACTTTTCTACTCCCGTTCGGCGAGATGACTATGACTCCAGATGATGCAAAGCagattatcggtctggctttggAAGGAAAAGTTGTGTTCGAGGGTTTCAACAATTTTATTCCTTTTGAAGAGCTTTTTTTCTTGGCGAAATACTTTCTTGGGTGGGAAAAACTTGAagcggaagaagagtttgagataggtgGCGGAGCCATGCCTAAGGATAAAAGGTCATTCAGTGTACCAGGTGAACGTCTTGAAACAATTAATATGACAAGGAAGATTAACATGGTTCGTCTGAGGGAGAAGTTTGAGGATTCTGGCTCCAAGACTGTTAGTGGAAAGGTGGTGATGGACAGAGCAAGATCTAGACATACATCTATATCTTACTTGTTGCACTCTCTTGGCACCGTCTTTTTTcccgatttctcaggaaataaaGTAAATGCTTGTTATTTGCAGTGGTTGAAAACTCTCAGTCTCGATCCGGAAACAAACGAGGTACCTAGGTACTCGTGGGGAACCGCCCTCCTTGCTAGTGTGATGGAAAATCTTTGCAAAGCTTCTAGGTGGAATATAACACAAATTATAGGATGTGTTGCTCGTATCCAG AACTGGGCTCTAGAGAAACCTACAGGAGGAAGATACCCCTTTCGAGGGACCCAACACAAGGCTAAAGAGATGGAAATGGTCGACATGAGGAAAAAGTTGGATGCTTTGACAATTGATGATGTTGTTTTTGATCCGTATTTGAAACTTGATgaggatggagaagatgaagttggtgatagagtattttctgatgtggcgACCTATGTAGGACCTTTGTTTCATTCAACTGGGTTCATCATTTTAGATCCTCGTAGAACGCTCCGTCAAATCGGTAATGTTCAGAGAATACTACCTGAAGACTCTCGTTTTAAATTAAGCGTAGACAACTCCCAATTTAAGGACAAAAATGTCAGATTGACCTATGAACCAGCACCGTCGATCGATCATTGGAATGCTCGCTCTGAAGGAGTAAACCAAATAAGTAGAAGAGCGCTTGAAACTTCTCATGGCACTTCTGTTGCGGATGAGAATTACATGGAATGGTATCAGGATTTGTCTCATCCTTATGTGGAAAATTTGGATCCGGAAGCGAGGAAACACTTCAAGAAGGGAGAGAGTCTGAAATCAAGGACATCAAGGAATGAAGAAAGTGATTAG
- the LOC113340849 gene encoding protein phosphatase 2C 51-like: protein MDEIQWKKARERNRRINHQRFIRIQQLKTSSSVIIKSPSSMENLISGSSSSAEYLSSHNNSSNKIKMKKSSSSSSSSSSSSSNGNKTLSSTPSTATAHPSVEVGGGGGSSSSRTVKDEERDVSRVLCSSYGSVSVCGRRREMEDAVTVEPGFLSTEFIRFDFFAVYDGHGGSKVAQACRNRLHQVLAKEIEDIERQLIELNLHDNPNPSFPNKTGDDERDHEDELDWESIMNSCFNKMDEEINGSGIENENENEEESNTINQSGSVTSGSSSSMKTIGSTAVVAILGKDKLVVANCGDSRAVLSRAGIAIPLSRDHKPDRPDEMERVEAAGGRVINWNGYPVLGVLATSRSLGDHYLKPYVISEPEVTVMERTTNDEFLILASDGLWDVMPNETACEVVRKCLEGRTLLRRLSMSSNRNNAGEAAAILAELAMARGSKDNISVVVVELKRSNR, encoded by the exons ATGGACGAAATTCAATGGAAGAAAGCTAGAGAAAGAAATAGACGTATTAATCATCAGAGATTTATTAGAATTCAACAATTAAAAACTTCTTCGTCTGTTATTATCAAATCACCGTCATCAATGGAGAATCTTATATCCGGCAGTAGCAGCAGTGCTGAGTATCTATCTTCTCATAATAACAGTAGTAATAAGATTAAGATGAAGAAATCATcgtcgtcgtcatcatcatcaagcTCTTCATCGTCCAATGGTAATAAAACACTAAGTTCCACACCATCAACAGCAACGGCTCATCCAAGTGTTGAAGTCGGTGGTGGCGGAGGTTCATCATCTTCAAGAACAGTAAAAGATGAAGAGCGAGATGTTTCTAGGGTTTTATGTTCATCGTACGGGTCAGTGTCGGTttgtggaagaagaagagaaatggaaGATGCAGTAACTGTAGAACCGGGTTTTTTGTCAACAGAGTTTATTAGGTTTGATTTTTTCGCTGTTTACGACGGACATGGCGGATCAAAAGTTGCTCAAGCATGTCGAAACCGTTTACATCAAGTTCTTGCTAAAGAAATCGAAGATATTGAaagacaattgattgaacttaatcTTCATGATAATCCTAATCCTAGTTTTCCTAATAAAACCGGTGATGATGAACGTGATCATGAAGATGAACTTGACTGGGAAAGCATAATGAACTCATGTTTTAATAAAATGGATGAAGAGATTAATGGAAgtggaattgaaaatgaaaatgaaaatgaagaggAGAGTAATACAATAAACCAAAGTGGGTCGGTTACTTCTGGTTCTAGTTCGTCCATGAAAACAATCGGTTCTACAGCTGTTGTTGCCATTTTAGGTAAAGATAAATTGGTTGTTGCAAACTGTGGTGATTCTAGAGCTGTTCTTTCTCGTGCTGGTATTGCCATTCCATTATCTCGTGATCATAAG CCTGACAGACCTGATGAAATGGAGAGGGTGGAAGCCGCAGGTGGAAGAGTAATAAACTGGAATGGTTATCCTGTTCTTGGGGTACTTGCAACTTCTAGGTCCCTAG GAGATCATTACCTTAAACCTTATGTCATCTCTGAACCAGAGGTCACAGTGATGGAACGCACTACAAATGACGAATTTCTAATACTTGCGAGCGACGGTTTGTGGGATGTTATGCCGAATGAAACTGCATGCGAGGTTGTAAGAAAGTGTTTAGAAGGTCGAACATTATTGAGGAGATTATCAATGTCTTCAAACAGAAACAATGCAGGTGAGGCTGCAGCTATATTAGCTGAGTTAGCAATGGCTCGAGGGAGCAAAGACAACATTAGTGTAGTAGTGGTCGAGTTAAAGAGATCCAACCGTTAA